The DNA window GATTATTTCATTTTTATTTGTTGATTATGCAGGGTAGGCAAGAATATTGCAGAAATACCGGATTGTGACGATCAGCAGTTTTACCGGAATACTCCGGACACTCTTGATGGCGGCCTTTATTTGGCTCGCCTGCCCTCATTCTGGTTTGGCTATGCAGTATTATATCAATACCAAGTCAGACATGGATTCCCTTCGTCTTGTCTTTGATCAGAAGAATCTTGATAGTTCCGTACGCCGAACCGGACGTCAGCAGATTACAATTTCATTCCCGGCAGGCTCATTAAAAGGCGAAAAAGCTCCTGCACCTATGCCCTTATCAGGCATGCGTGTGGTTGATTCCGTTAAAATAGGTGCAAACTCTATTGTTATCGGGACCAGAATGAGCGGCTTCGGATTTATCCGTCTTCCGGGTGGAAACGGGGAAATGGTTTTGCAGTTTTTCCGTGATCCCATTGGTTCCAAATGGCGTTCTCCGGTTGATAACGCAAAACTCGCTGCGGCTCAGAAAACTAAAGCCGATGCTCAAAAGGCTGAGGCTGCTAAAAAAGCCGCCGCCCAAAGATCCGCTGCTCAACAGGCTGCCGCCAGAAAATCAGCTGCTCAAAAAACTATTGATCAAAATATAGTGGATCAACAGAAAGCTGTTTCTGACGCTAAACCTCCGATTCTTGAGGAAATTGATATTACTCCCGAAAATGACGGGCAGGCTATTCCCATCAAAAATGATACTGTTTCGCCTGATTCCGGCCCCAGACGTCCTTTCTATTCTGTTCCATACACTTATCGCTCGCCTGTTTCAAAAGTCGGGCCGGAAGATGCGGCTGTTGTTGATACTTCGAGTCCACCGTCCAGAGCAGGTGGTGATTCCAGTCCTGTGACAGAACGTGTGGCCGTAGAGTTGCCTGCCGGATCATCCGGAGGGACAGTCGGAGGCATAGTTGCGCCGCCACCTCCATTCAATAACGAAGGCGCTATTTCCGGCCAGACCCAGCCTGTTGAAGATCAGACTGGCGGCTCTGCTTCGGGCGCAATAACGCCTCCTGAACCCGTGCAAGCTGCGGCAAATTCGATAGATGGTGGAACTGCGGTTGAAGTTGTCTCCCCACCTCCACCTCTACCTCCGGCACAGGTGTCAGGTTCGGTGGCAACTCCTCCAGAGCCAAGTGTTGCGGCTGCTCCGGGCGCAGGAGATGCTGAGATAAATTACGGGGAAGTTTATAACAGTACGGACGTGGCGGAAAAGCCTATGGATAGTACTGATGCATATCCTACAGAAGACGCTGCTAAAGGAAAAGATGGTGAGTCAAAAGAGCTGACTTTGGAAGATAAGATAAAAATAGCCAAAGGTCTTTTGCTTGCTGCTGAAACAGCCCTTGAAGACGGGGAGATTCAGGCCGCGGTTGATGGGTTTAAAGACGTTGCTGCAATGTCTTATTTGCCTAAAGATTTGAGAATTAAAGCGGTATACGGCAAAGCTGAGGCTCTGACTGAACTTCATAAAGACGACCTTAAAAATAATTTCGGCACCGTTTCCAGTTCATGGATGGAAGCCATGAATTCGGACACCAACTCTCCCAATGTGCCGATGGCATTGCTTAATCTTGGTCTTGTAAATTTGAAAGCCGGAAATATGCCTGAGGCAAAAGCTTACTTTAATCTATTGAAATCTCAGTATCCGAACGATTTGAATATTCCGTATATCAGTTATTACTGGGGGGAATATTATTTAGGGATGCATGAGTATGAGAAAGCTGCGGACCAGTTTCAAAATCTGGTTCAGAGTTACCCGGACAGCAAGGTTGTGCGCGAGGCTGCTCTTGGACTTGCCAAATCTTTGAACGCTTTGGGATATAACAAGCAGGCATACCAGATCATTGATTATATTGATAAACGTTGGCCCAGATATTATATTGAAGATCTCAACTTTTTGCTGATGGCGGCTAACACCCAGAACAAACTCGGGAAGCTTGATGATGCCAAGAAAAATTATTGGGCGTTTTACAATCTTAATCCTGAATCAAAAGAGAATGATACAGTCTTAGCCCGTATCGGGGATATTTATCTTAAATCTGATGATATGAGAGCTGCAAAAGAAATTTATGAGAAAGCGGCGAAGGATTATCCTGATGAAGAGGGCGGCCTTGTCTCCAAGATGCGTCTTGCTGAGGAAGGCATTTATGACGACCCGAACATGAACCAGATGGATAAAGTTTTTGATCGTCCTTATAATCTCAGACCTCAGAAAATTTATACTGAGATTGTTAAGAATCATCCTGACAGTCCCCTTGCTCCGCTGGCTCAGCTCAAGCTTGCAATGTGGTATTACTGGAATAAAAAATATGGAGACTGTCTTGGAGCTGTACAGGACTTTATGGATAAATATCCTAGAAGCTCTATGCATGATAAAGCCAGTGAATTAGGATACAGAGTTTTTGATAAAGCTGTTCCTGATTTGGTAAAAGATGAAAATTACGGCAGAGTTGTTAAGTTCTGGGATTCTTATGCCAAGAAAAATAATGATGGTGACGGTGTCAGCGATGAGACTCGGCTGGGCGTTGCCTTAAGTTACTGGAAAAAAGAACAACCTGATGCAGCTCTGAAGCTGATAGATCGTTATCTGAAAGAGAAGCAGATTCCTAAATATTCCGCTATGGCACTTGATATGGCTCTTGGAATATATGTGGATGGTCAGGAGTGGAGTAAGGTTTCAGAACTCGCTGATATGGTTCAAAAGAATTGGGATATTGATCCCAAGCAAAAAGCCCATATTGAATACGCCAATGCAATGGCATATGAAAATCTTGGTGAGACAGAATCAAGTACGCCTCTCTGGGCCGGGCTTGCCGCTAATTTACAGCTTCCGGAATCTTCAAGAGCTTACGCCATGTACTATATGGCAAAGTCTGCTATGAAGCAGAAGGAACTGAAAAAAGTATTTGTTTACTCTCAGGAAGCCCTTTCAATGCTGCTTGAAACAGGCGGCGATAGAGAGAAGATTAAAGATTGTATTTTAATGACTATCTATGCGGCCGAAAGTTCCGGCAGGTATAGAGAGGCTCTTCAGTGGGCTTCCGAGTATGATAAGTATATTCCTATTTCAGATCCGGAGTGGGCTTCTTCCCGTTTTAGACTGGCTCAACTTTATGAAAAAGCCGGGGCTACTGCTGAATGGAAAAAATTGATGGAAGAAGTTGCCAAGAAAAGTCCTGACGGTCTATATGGACGCTTGGCTAAATCCGCTCTTGAAACCAGTAAAATCGAGCGAGACGCATCAAAATTTGTGCCGAGTCCTTCTATGTAATCGGCAGCAGTTTTTGATTAGATCTTCTGGAGGCAGATGGGCATGGACAGAAAACCGATTGTTGCCGGACGTTTTTATACCGAGAATCCGCAGGAGCTCAGAAGCGAATTAGAGCAGTTTGTGGGAAAGGTTAAAAAGAAATCTAAAGGGCCGCATGACAGGCTGGTGATGGTTCCTCACGCCGGATATGTTTTTTCCGGTGAAACCTGCGGTAAAACTCTGGCTGCTGCCTCTCTGGCTTCGACAGTAATTCTATTAGGTCCGAATCATACCGGACTTGGCGCGCCTTTGTCGGTCTGGTCTAAAGGGAGCTGGAATTTTCCCGGAGGCAAGCTCGATGTGGACGAAAATCTGGCAGCGGAGCTTATTGAAAGCGGAGCCGGCTTTGTTCACAATGAAGCAGCTCATAACAGAGAGCATTCTCTTGAAGTTCTTATTCCTTTTCTTAATTACGTTAATCCGGCAATTAAAATTGTTCCTGTCACTGTTGCCGAATCATCAATTAAATCATTAAAAAAAGCCGGAGAAGCACTGGCAGAAATTATTGAACGCAGTCAGATGGATGTTTCAATAGTCGTCAGCTCCGACATGAGCCATTTTATCAGTTCCGATATGGCCAAGAAACTTGATTCAATTGCGCTTGAAGCCGTGATCAGGATGGACCCTGAAGAGTTCTATTCGGAAATAGTTTCAAATAATATAAGTATGTGCGGAGTTCTTCCCATGACGCTAGCCATGTATGCTGTGCGTAAGGCCGGGGCTGTTCGCGGTAAACTTCTTGAATATACTAATTCCGGTAAAGTCACTGGGGATTATGAAAGTGTTGTCGCTTATGCGGGAATAATTATTTCATAAACAGAGTGTCTTTGTTTGGAAATGGTTTATTTAGCGGTCGTTATTATTCATAATGGCCGTTTTTTTGTGG is part of the Desulfovibrio gilichinskyi genome and encodes:
- a CDS encoding tetratricopeptide repeat protein; its protein translation is MAAFIWLACPHSGLAMQYYINTKSDMDSLRLVFDQKNLDSSVRRTGRQQITISFPAGSLKGEKAPAPMPLSGMRVVDSVKIGANSIVIGTRMSGFGFIRLPGGNGEMVLQFFRDPIGSKWRSPVDNAKLAAAQKTKADAQKAEAAKKAAAQRSAAQQAAARKSAAQKTIDQNIVDQQKAVSDAKPPILEEIDITPENDGQAIPIKNDTVSPDSGPRRPFYSVPYTYRSPVSKVGPEDAAVVDTSSPPSRAGGDSSPVTERVAVELPAGSSGGTVGGIVAPPPPFNNEGAISGQTQPVEDQTGGSASGAITPPEPVQAAANSIDGGTAVEVVSPPPPLPPAQVSGSVATPPEPSVAAAPGAGDAEINYGEVYNSTDVAEKPMDSTDAYPTEDAAKGKDGESKELTLEDKIKIAKGLLLAAETALEDGEIQAAVDGFKDVAAMSYLPKDLRIKAVYGKAEALTELHKDDLKNNFGTVSSSWMEAMNSDTNSPNVPMALLNLGLVNLKAGNMPEAKAYFNLLKSQYPNDLNIPYISYYWGEYYLGMHEYEKAADQFQNLVQSYPDSKVVREAALGLAKSLNALGYNKQAYQIIDYIDKRWPRYYIEDLNFLLMAANTQNKLGKLDDAKKNYWAFYNLNPESKENDTVLARIGDIYLKSDDMRAAKEIYEKAAKDYPDEEGGLVSKMRLAEEGIYDDPNMNQMDKVFDRPYNLRPQKIYTEIVKNHPDSPLAPLAQLKLAMWYYWNKKYGDCLGAVQDFMDKYPRSSMHDKASELGYRVFDKAVPDLVKDENYGRVVKFWDSYAKKNNDGDGVSDETRLGVALSYWKKEQPDAALKLIDRYLKEKQIPKYSAMALDMALGIYVDGQEWSKVSELADMVQKNWDIDPKQKAHIEYANAMAYENLGETESSTPLWAGLAANLQLPESSRAYAMYYMAKSAMKQKELKKVFVYSQEALSMLLETGGDREKIKDCILMTIYAAESSGRYREALQWASEYDKYIPISDPEWASSRFRLAQLYEKAGATAEWKKLMEEVAKKSPDGLYGRLAKSALETSKIERDASKFVPSPSM
- the amrB gene encoding AmmeMemoRadiSam system protein B encodes the protein MDRKPIVAGRFYTENPQELRSELEQFVGKVKKKSKGPHDRLVMVPHAGYVFSGETCGKTLAAASLASTVILLGPNHTGLGAPLSVWSKGSWNFPGGKLDVDENLAAELIESGAGFVHNEAAHNREHSLEVLIPFLNYVNPAIKIVPVTVAESSIKSLKKAGEALAEIIERSQMDVSIVVSSDMSHFISSDMAKKLDSIALEAVIRMDPEEFYSEIVSNNISMCGVLPMTLAMYAVRKAGAVRGKLLEYTNSGKVTGDYESVVAYAGIIIS